A genome region from Arachis duranensis cultivar V14167 chromosome 6, aradu.V14167.gnm2.J7QH, whole genome shotgun sequence includes the following:
- the LOC127748465 gene encoding uncharacterized protein LOC127748465 has protein sequence MTVISNEKNELIPTRTVTGWRMCIDYRRLNDATRKDHFPLHFIDQMLERLVGHAYYCFPDGCQETNLVLNWEKCHFMVSEGIVLGHKVSSKGIEVDKAKTEIIEKLSIPVNVKAERSFLGHVGFYKSDFAIGAVLGQKKDKLHHVIYYAIKVIVYTDHAAHKYLISKQDSKPRLIRWVLLLQEFDIEMRDRKGSEDQVADHLSRVPQETNQDIPQQVNEKFPDEHLF, from the exons ATGACagtcatctccaatgagaagaatgagttaATTCCCACAAGGACAGTGACTGGATGGAGGATGTGCATAGATTATAGAAGACTGAATGATGCTACAAGGAAAGATCACTTCCCTCTCCACTTCATTGATCAGATGTTGGAAAGATTGGTAGGCCATGCTTATTATTGCTTCCCGGATGG atgccaagaaactAACCTGGTCTTGAATTGGGAgaaatgccatttcatggtttctgaaggGATAGTTCTTGGGCATAAAGTTTCAAGCAAAGGTATAGAAGTTGACAAAGCTAAAACAGAAATCATTGAAAAGCTTTCTATACCTGTTAATGTGAAAGCAGAAAGGAGCTTTCTTGGGCATGTTGGGTTTTACAAGAG TGActttgcaattggtgctgtatTAGGGCAAAAGAAAGACAAGCTGCaccatgtcatatattatgctaTCAAG GTTATagtgtatactgaccatgctgctcatAAGTATCTAATTTCTAAACAGGATTCAAAGCCAAGGCTTATTAGGTGGGTGCTGCTGCTtcaagaatttgacattgaaatGAGAGATAGAAAGGGGAGTGAggatcaagtagcagatcatttGTCAAGAGTGCCACAAGAGACCAATCAGGACATACCACAGCAAGTGAATGAAAAATTTCCTGATGAACATCTTTTCTAA